From the genome of Thermovenabulum gondwanense:
GGACAAAAAGGGGATAAATAGGTACGGTTTTGCTTTGGTACCCATGGATGATGCCCTGGTTTTATTTTCTATGGATATTTCTGGGAGGCCTTATTTAAATTTTGACGTGAAGTTTAAAAGAGAAAAAATAGGTGATATGAGCTTGGAGACCGTATCGGAATTTTTCAGGGCGTTTTCGACAAATGCTAAGGTAACATTACATGTGGCAAAGCTTTACGGCAATAATGAGCACCATGTGGTAGAAGCGATTTTCAAAGCCTTCGGCAGGGCTCTGAGGGAGGCTGTTAAAAGGGAAGATAACGGCATTATCCCCTCGACAAAGGGGGTATTGTAGGGTGAAAAAGGTTGTAACCTTAGTAGACTATGGCATGGGAAACCTCGGCAGTGTTAAAAAGGCTTTCGAGTATTTGGGCTTTGAAGTAAAGTTAGCCTCGAAAGGTTTTGAGCTTGAAAGGGCTGACTGCATGGTGCTTCCCGGGGTCGGTGCTTTTAAGGAGGCAATGGAAAGGTTGAAAAGCGGGGGAATAAAAGAAGAAATAAGGAAAAAGGTGTTGCGGGACAAAATACCTTTTTTAGGGATTTGCCTTGGGATGCAGCTGCTTTTTGAATTCAGTTACGAGGGGGAATCGGAAGGATTAAGCATTTTTGAAGGAAAGGTGAAGCTTTTTCCTAAAAAGGAAGGCGTAAAAATCCCCCACATGGGCTGGAATAAGATAAATGTCGTAAAGGATTCTCTTCTTTTAAAAGGATTGGATGGGCAGTATTTTTATTTTGTACATTCCTATTATGTGGATACTACTGATTTAGATTTAGTCTCTTCTTTGTGCATCCACGGCCTGGAGTTTACTGCAAGCGTTGAAAGAGAAAATATTTTTGCAACCCAGTTTCACCCGGAAAAAAGCGGGGAAGCTGGACTTTACTTATTGGAAAATTTCGGGAGGTTATTATGATAGTATTTCCTGCTGTAGATATAAAAGATGGAAGGTGCGTAAGGCTTACGCAGGGGGATTTTGATAAAGAAACGGTTTACAGTAAGGACCCTGTAAAACAGGCCATGTATTTTAAAAATCAAGGTGCTAAATACCTCCACCTTGTGGACTTAGACGGGGCAAAGGAAGGGGTTTTAAAAAATATTGAAATAATAGTGGAGATAAAAAGAAAATCGGGCCTTTACGTTCAGTGCGGCGGAGGGATAAGGGATTTTGAAACGGCAAAGGAGCTTTTAGATGCGGGAATCGACTGCATTATAATAGGCTCTGCTTTTTTTAACCGTAGGAAAGAAGTTGAAAGGATGCTGAAGGAATTTTCCCGGGAAAAGGTAGCGCTGAGTCTGGACTTTAAAAAGGATAAAATAAAAATATCGGGATGGCAGGAAAGTGTAGAAATGGGGATAGACCATTCTGTCAAAGAAGCTGAAAGAATAGGCATAGAAAAGATAATTTTCACCGACATAACGCGGGACGGGACCCTTGAAGGGCCAAATTTGGATGCCGCGAAAAGGTTGAGAGAAATTTTTAAGGGGCTTTTAATTGCTTCGGGCGGTATTAAAAGCGTAGAAGATGTAATGAAGTTAAAACAAATCGGTATAGATGGTGTCATAATAGGGAAGGCACTTTATAATAACGACATTATTTTAAGCGATCTTCTAAAAAAGATTTAAAAAAGGGTGAAAAAAATGGTGGCAAAAAGGATTGTTCCCTGCCTTGATGTCAAGGAGGGGAGGGTTGTAAAAGGGATAAATTTTATAAACCTCATAGACGCAGGAGACCCCGTAGAAGCTGCTATACAATACGACAAAATGGGGGCGGATGAGCTGGTTTTCCTTGATATAACGGCATCTTATGAAAAAAGGGATATAATGATTGAAGTAGTGGAAAAGGTTGCAAAAAATGTATTCATACCCTTTACGGTAGGAGGGGGTATACGCACCATAGAGGATATCAGAAAAATATTGGTTGCAGGAGCGGATAAGGTTTCCATAAATTCCGCTGCGGTTAAAAACCCGGATTTAATTAATGAGGCAAGCAGGGTTTTTGGAAGTCAGTGTATAGTAATTGCTATTGATGCTAAAAAACATCCTGAAGGATACCGGGTATATATAAACGGAGGAAGGGAGAATACAGGCCTTGATGCCCTTTCCTGGGCTAAAGAAGTTGAAAAAAGAGGTGCGGGGGAAATACTCCTGACATCGATTGACAGAGACGGCACAAAAGAGGGCTTTGACCTGGAAATTACGGAGCTCATCTCAAAAAATGTAGATATACCCGTAATTGCATCGGGCGGTGCCGGAAATGAAAGGCATTTTTTGGATGTATTTAAAATAGGTGCGGATGCAGCCCTTGCCGCCTCAATTTTTCATTTTGGAGAGGTTAAAATAGAAGATTTAAAGAAATTCCTTTTGGAAAACGACGTAGAGGTGAGAAATAAATGGAAGATAACGAAGGATTAAATTTTGATAAAAATAGCGGTTTAATACCCGTTGTGGTGCAGGACTATATAACCGGTGAGGTTTTAATGCTTGCATATATGAACAAAGAAAGTTACGAACTTACTTTAAAAACAGGCTACATGCACTTTTTCAGCAGAAAAAGGAATAAGATTTGGAAAAAGGGAGAGACATCGGGAAATATTCAGGAAGTGGTTTCTTTATATTATGATTGCGATGGAGATACTATTTTGGCAAAGGTAAAACAAAAGGGGCCGGCATGTCATACGGGTAATAAAACCTGTTTTTTCAATGAAATTATTAAAAAGGAAAATTTAGTTGGATTTGAAATTTTGAAGGATTTAATGGTGGTTATTAATAAAAGAAAAAATGAAAAAAAAGAAGGCTCCTATACCTGCTACCTTTTTGAAAAAGGTTTAGACAAAATATTAAAAAAGGTAGGCGAAGAGGCATCTGAAGTGATAATAGCGGCAAAAAACGGCTCAAAATCCGAAATAACCTACGAAGTCGCAGACCTTATATATCATTTAAGCGTTATGCTTTCTTACTTTGATATGGACTGGGAGGATATTTTGAGGGAATTGAAAGAGAGAAAATAGATTCATGCATAATTAATTCTGAAAAAATAAAATCATCATAAAAAAGATAAAAAATGGGTTTTCATATATACTTGTTTTCAATAAATTAAAGGATTTTTAATTTTTAACATAGAATATTTAATTTTGATGGTAGAATATTTATAGGGCAGCTTTTCCGAGGTGATTTTTTTGAAAAAAGTGGTGCTTGTTTCTCAGGGGGAAAATACAAGCCGAATGTTGACCAATCAGCTAAAGGATATAATCGGTGATTTGATAACGATTGAGGCGTATTCTATGGAAAAAGGTATTCCCAAAGATTTAAAAGCGGATATTATTTTACTTACCCATTATACCTTGCTGGAGGATTTGGATATTAATTTTGACGGGAAGGTCATGCTCGCAAAAAGGTCTATTAACTACAAATACCTTGACCTTATCTTGCAGCTTTCTTCCGATTTGCCGGTTTTACTGGTAAACGACACAAAAATCACCGCTGAAGAGACGGTTTTTCAAATAAAGGAGCTTGGAATAAATCATATAAATTTTATTCCGTATTATCCTGGAGCGAAAGAGTTTCCCGAGGCAGAAATAGCTGTTACACCCGGTGAAACGAAATACGTTCCGAATTATATAAAAAAAGTAGTGGATATAGGGTGCAGGTTGATTGACCTTACGACGATGGTAGATATTTTAAGGGAACTGGATTTGATGGAGGATAGGGCAAGTTACCTTTCGGCAAGGTATATCAGGGAATTAGTGGAGTTAAATAAAAATTTAATTTCTGCTCGGGATGATGTAATAAATTCCAAAAAACAGATAGAGGCGATTTTGGACCTTGTTAATGACCCGATTTTTGCTTTGGATGAAGATAAGAAAATAATATTCGCAAACAATCAAGCGAGAAAAATATTGAAAAAGCTTGACGTGGAAAAAATCTTGAATACGGGAATGGGAAATAATATAGTTAGTTTTAACGGAGAAAAAATGATAATGACTCAGGTCGCGCTGGGAAAAAGTTCGGTTATACACCTAAGGTATGCCAGCGACATAGCCGAGATGGAAGAAAAACTTCGCATGGAGGCAAAAGAAAAGGGTTTTTTTACAAAATATACGTTTAATCACATTGTAGGTAAAAGTACAGCAATTTTAAAAGCCATAGAGAAAGCTAAGAAAATTGCTTCAAGTGATTCAAATGTACTCATATACGGGGAAACGGGTACAGGCAAGGAAATATTCGCACAGGCAATACATAGCGCTTCTAAAAGGAGCAAATTTCCTTTTATTGCGATAAATTGTTCTGCATTGCCGGCAAACTTGCTGGAAAGCGAACTGTTCGGCTATGAAGAAGGGGCATTCACTGGAGCAAAAAAAGGAGGTAAACAGGGAATTTTCGAAATGGCAAATCGCGGTACAGTTTTTTTGGATGAAATCAGCGAAATTCCGGTAGAAATACAGGCAAGGCTTCTTAGGGTGCTGCAGGAAAAGGAAGTTATGAGAATAGGTGGCTACCGAATGGTGCCCGTAGATGTCCGAATAATAGCTGCAACAAACAAAGATCCTGTAAAACTTGTGAAAGAAAATAAATTCAGGGAAGACCTGTTTTACAGGTTAACTCCTTTGTTTTTATTTCTTCCTCCGCTCAGGGAAAGGGTGGAAGACGTGCCACTTTTATTTGATTATTTTATAGACCAAATCCGTTCGGTACCCCCCTGGCGCTGGAAGGATTTATCCGAAGAGGTAAAAAACATTCTGCTCGATTATTCC
Proteins encoded in this window:
- the hisB gene encoding imidazoleglycerol-phosphate dehydratase HisB is translated as MKDRMVKLIRKTGETDIKVFLNLDGKGFCKAGTGIGFFDHMLTQFALHGKLDLVVRAKGDLKVDDHHTVEDAGITLGKAVLKALKDKKGINRYGFALVPMDDALVLFSMDISGRPYLNFDVKFKREKIGDMSLETVSEFFRAFSTNAKVTLHVAKLYGNNEHHVVEAIFKAFGRALREAVKREDNGIIPSTKGVL
- the hisH gene encoding imidazole glycerol phosphate synthase subunit HisH codes for the protein MKKVVTLVDYGMGNLGSVKKAFEYLGFEVKLASKGFELERADCMVLPGVGAFKEAMERLKSGGIKEEIRKKVLRDKIPFLGICLGMQLLFEFSYEGESEGLSIFEGKVKLFPKKEGVKIPHMGWNKINVVKDSLLLKGLDGQYFYFVHSYYVDTTDLDLVSSLCIHGLEFTASVERENIFATQFHPEKSGEAGLYLLENFGRLL
- the hisA gene encoding 1-(5-phosphoribosyl)-5-[(5-phosphoribosylamino)methylideneamino]imidazole-4-carboxamide isomerase; protein product: MIVFPAVDIKDGRCVRLTQGDFDKETVYSKDPVKQAMYFKNQGAKYLHLVDLDGAKEGVLKNIEIIVEIKRKSGLYVQCGGGIRDFETAKELLDAGIDCIIIGSAFFNRRKEVERMLKEFSREKVALSLDFKKDKIKISGWQESVEMGIDHSVKEAERIGIEKIIFTDITRDGTLEGPNLDAAKRLREIFKGLLIASGGIKSVEDVMKLKQIGIDGVIIGKALYNNDIILSDLLKKI
- the hisF gene encoding imidazole glycerol phosphate synthase subunit HisF; the encoded protein is MVAKRIVPCLDVKEGRVVKGINFINLIDAGDPVEAAIQYDKMGADELVFLDITASYEKRDIMIEVVEKVAKNVFIPFTVGGGIRTIEDIRKILVAGADKVSINSAAVKNPDLINEASRVFGSQCIVIAIDAKKHPEGYRVYINGGRENTGLDALSWAKEVEKRGAGEILLTSIDRDGTKEGFDLEITELISKNVDIPVIASGGAGNERHFLDVFKIGADAALAASIFHFGEVKIEDLKKFLLENDVEVRNKWKITKD
- the hisIE gene encoding bifunctional phosphoribosyl-AMP cyclohydrolase/phosphoribosyl-ATP diphosphatase HisIE — its product is MEDNEGLNFDKNSGLIPVVVQDYITGEVLMLAYMNKESYELTLKTGYMHFFSRKRNKIWKKGETSGNIQEVVSLYYDCDGDTILAKVKQKGPACHTGNKTCFFNEIIKKENLVGFEILKDLMVVINKRKNEKKEGSYTCYLFEKGLDKILKKVGEEASEVIIAAKNGSKSEITYEVADLIYHLSVMLSYFDMDWEDILRELKERK
- a CDS encoding sigma-54 interaction domain-containing protein, translated to MVLVSQGENTSRMLTNQLKDIIGDLITIEAYSMEKGIPKDLKADIILLTHYTLLEDLDINFDGKVMLAKRSINYKYLDLILQLSSDLPVLLVNDTKITAEETVFQIKELGINHINFIPYYPGAKEFPEAEIAVTPGETKYVPNYIKKVVDIGCRLIDLTTMVDILRELDLMEDRASYLSARYIRELVELNKNLISARDDVINSKKQIEAILDLVNDPIFALDEDKKIIFANNQARKILKKLDVEKILNTGMGNNIVSFNGEKMIMTQVALGKSSVIHLRYASDIAEMEEKLRMEAKEKGFFTKYTFNHIVGKSTAILKAIEKAKKIASSDSNVLIYGETGTGKEIFAQAIHSASKRSKFPFIAINCSALPANLLESELFGYEEGAFTGAKKGGKQGIFEMANRGTVFLDEISEIPVEIQARLLRVLQEKEVMRIGGYRMVPVDVRIIAATNKDPVKLVKENKFREDLFYRLTPLFLFLPPLRERVEDVPLLFDYFIDQIRSVPPWRWKDLSEEVKNILLDYSWPGNVREIKNCVEYLLTMAAGIPKVYDLPDIICLKDGENKDSFLREPKIDELLINVLEIIRQGEVKGIKLGRNSIARLMSERGFNVTPSKVRKLLQDLKEKGYLISGRGRQGTALTPQGRAVIGGK